The genome window GAGCAGGGACGCATGACGTCGGCGGACCTGCGGGCGCGTGAGGCCGAGCCGTGGTTCGACCCTGCGGGCTTCCTGCTGGCCGAGCGCGACGGCCGGCTGCTCGGGTCGGTGTGGACCAAGGTCCACCCGCCGGGTGACGCACCCGACGGGGCCCCCGGCGAGGAGGTCGGCGAGATCTACGTGGTCGGCGTGGACCCCCTCGCGCAGGGGCTGGGCATGGGCCGCGCGCTGACGTCGCTGGGCCTGGCGCACCTGCGCGACCGCGGGCTGCGCACCGTCATCCTCTACACGGGCGCCGAGAACACCGTCGCGGTGCACACCTACGAGCGCGCGGGGTTCGCCCGGGCGGCCGTCGACGTCATGTACGGCCCGCCCGCGGCGGGCAGCCCGGCGCACGGCACACCCCTCGTCCAGGTGAGAGACCACGACACGACGAGTTCCCCCGACGATGCCACGATGGGCACATGACCGACGCTCCCCCGATCGATCCGGTGCTGGCCGAGCGGATCGCCGAGCACGTGGAGACCCCCGAGTCCCCGCCGCACACGCCGGACGAGGCCCTGCCCGACGACCGCTTCCTCGACCGTGAGCTGTCGTGGCTCGCGTTCAACCAACGCGTCCTGGAGCTCGCCGAGGACACGACCCTGCCGCTGCTGGAGCGGGTGCGGTTCCTCGCGATCTTCGCCTCCAACCTCGACGAGTTCTTCATGGTGCGCGTCGCGGGGCTCAAGCGTCGGATCGCGACGGGCATCGCCGTCACCGCGGCGTCGGGGCTGTCCCCCCGGCAGGTGCTCGACGCGATCAGCGAGCGTGCGCACGCCCTCATGGAGCGCCACGCGCAGGTCTTCACGCAGGTTGTGCAGCCCGCGCTCGCGGGCGAGGGCATCACGATCGTGCGCTGGGACGACCTCGGCGACGCCGAGCAGGACCGGCTGCACAAGTTCTTCCGCCGCCAGATCTTCCCGGTGCTCACGCCCCTCGCCGTGGACCCGGCGCACCCGTTCCCGTACATCTCGGGGCTGTCGCTGAACCTCGCGGTGAGCGTCGTGAACCCGGCGAGCGGCAAGGAGCACTTCGCGCGGGTGAAGGTCCCGCCGCTGCTGCCCCGCTACATCGCGGTCGACGCGGCAGGCCGCCCCTCGGCGCCCGTCCCGCAGACCGCCGCCCACGAGCGGGGGCCCATCTCGTTCGTCCCGGTCGAGGACGTCATCGCCCAGCACCTCGACATGCTGTTCCCCGGCATGGAGGTCCGCGAGTTCCACACGTTCCGCATCACGCGCAACGAGGACTTCGAGGTCGAGGAGGACGACGCCGAGAACCTCCTCAAGGCGATGGAGAAGGAGCTGCTGCGGCGCCGGTTCGGCCCGCCGGTCCGCCTCGAGCTCGCCGAGGGCATCAGCCCGCGCGTGCGCAAGTTCCTGGTGCGCGAGCTCGGCATGTCCGAGGACGACGTGTACGAGCTGCCCGCGCCGCTCGACCACACCGGCCTCAACCTCATCGCCGACCAGGACCGCCCCGAGCTGCAGTTCCCGCGGTTCGTCCCGGTGACGCACCGGCACCTCGCCGAGGTGGAGTCCGCGTCGGCCACGGACGTGTTCGCGGCGATCCGCGCCCGCGACATCCTGCTGCACCACCCGTACGACTCGTTCTCGACGTCGGTGCAGACGTTCCTCGAGCAGGCCGCCGCCGACCCGAGCGTGCTGGCCATCAAGCAGACGCTGTACCGGACGTCGGGCGACTCCCCCATCGTCGAC of Cellulomonas dongxiuzhuiae contains these proteins:
- a CDS encoding RNA degradosome polyphosphate kinase, yielding MTDAPPIDPVLAERIAEHVETPESPPHTPDEALPDDRFLDRELSWLAFNQRVLELAEDTTLPLLERVRFLAIFASNLDEFFMVRVAGLKRRIATGIAVTAASGLSPRQVLDAISERAHALMERHAQVFTQVVQPALAGEGITIVRWDDLGDAEQDRLHKFFRRQIFPVLTPLAVDPAHPFPYISGLSLNLAVSVVNPASGKEHFARVKVPPLLPRYIAVDAAGRPSAPVPQTAAHERGPISFVPVEDVIAQHLDMLFPGMEVREFHTFRITRNEDFEVEEDDAENLLKAMEKELLRRRFGPPVRLELAEGISPRVRKFLVRELGMSEDDVYELPAPLDHTGLNLIADQDRPELQFPRFVPVTHRHLAEVESASATDVFAAIRARDILLHHPYDSFSTSVQTFLEQAAADPSVLAIKQTLYRTSGDSPIVDALIDAAQAGKQVLALVEIKARFDEQNNISWARKLEQAGVHVVYGIVGLKTHCKLSLVVRQEADGLRRYSHVGTGNYHPKTARLYTDLGLLTADPDVGQDLTRLFNQLSGYAPKSRFHRLLVAPRSVRSGLLERIEREAEAARRGEPAWIRIKVNSMVDEAIIDALYRASQAGVPIDINVRGICALRPGVPGLSETIRVRSILGRFLEHSRVFAFAHTAGTTGEDGFQGPEVFIGSADLMHRNLDRRVEALVRVAEPGQVQELVEYLQESMDDGTSSWWLQPDGEWVRHHMGPNGPLVDLQEVLIHRQRRRPGAAR